A single region of the Salvia miltiorrhiza cultivar Shanhuang (shh) chromosome 8, IMPLAD_Smil_shh, whole genome shotgun sequence genome encodes:
- the LOC130997611 gene encoding pentatricopeptide repeat-containing protein At5g42450, mitochondrial-like yields the protein MAVLRRIAILGQCSIQTNSMSRSVSFRNLDAHQLLDEMPQRDVKSATALIGQLAKRNRHAEAIACFTRMLLLDIKPNDYTFATLIHSSALLKDLRLGKQIQSHAIKAGFSSNVFAGSAILDLYVKLSSFHDALRAFEDINEPNVFSYASLIRGYTKEGRFDEARACFRSMPERNVVCWNTMISGCSQSGRNEEAVNLLVEMLREGVTPIQSSYPCAIIAAANMGSLGLGRSIHASAVKHLGQLGLFLGNSLISFYAKCGSMEDSLLAFKKTLERSVVSWNALICGYAQNGEGSAAVDAYEKMKVAGVEPNGVTLLGLLLACNHAGLVDEGCNYFKQVRRGDPGLLRAEHYACLMDSLSRGGRFEEAERFLVELPFDPGIGFWKALLGGCRVHSNWELGEVAARRILELDPTDVSSYVMLSNAQSAAGRWEEVREIRQRMREKGLSRIAGSSWIQVKSEVHVFVTADKTHANKDEIYDVLRLIDTNVLTGF from the coding sequence ATGGCAGTTTTGAGAAGGATCGCCATTCTTGGACAATGCTCCATCCAAACCAACTCCATGTCACGCTCCGTTTCGTTCCGGAATCTAGACGCCCACCAACTGCTCGACGAAATGCCCCAACGCGATGTCAAATCCGCAACTGCTCTGATTGGCCAACTTGCGAAGCGAAATCGACATGCCGAAGCCATCGCTTGCTTCACAAGAATGCTCCTTCTCGACATCAAACCCAACGACTACACTTTCGCCACACTCATTCATTCCTCCGCGCTCCTCAAAGACCTCCGCCTCGGCAAACAGATTCAATCCCACGCTATCAAAGCCGGCTTCAGCTCAAACGTCTTCGCTGGCAGCGCCATTTTGGATCTTTATGTCAAGTTGAGCAGCTTTCACGACGCTTTGAGGGCTTTCGAGGATATCAATGAGCCAAACGTGTTCTCCTACGCCTCGTTGATCCGCGGCTACACCAAGGAAGGAAGGTTTGATGAAGCCCGCGCTTGTTTCCGATCAATGCCCGAGAGGAATGTGGTTTGTTGGAACACCATGATCAGCGGGTGCAGCCAATCGGGGAGGAACGAGGAAGCTGTGAATCTGTTGGTGGAGATGTTGAGAGAGGGGGTTACGCCTATTCAATCCTCGTACCCTTGCGCCATCATTGCCGCTGCCAATATGGGGTCGTTGGGGCTAGGAAGGAGCATTCATGCCTCCGCAGTGAAGCACTTGGGCCAGCTTGGCTTGTTTCTTGGAAATTCTTTGATTAGTTTCTATGCAAAGTGTGGGAGCATGGAGGATAGTCTGCTGGCATTCAAGAAAACGCTTGAGAGGAGCGTGGTGTCGTGGAACGCGCTCATCTGTGGCTACGCGCAGAACGGGGAAGGGAGCGCTGCGGTTGATGCGTACGAGAAGATGAAGGTTGCGGGCGTTGAGCCAAACGGTGTGACTCTTCTCGGTTTGCTGTTGGCGTGCAATCACGCGGGCCTTGTTGATGAGGGCTGCAACTACTTCAAGCAAGTGAGGCGTGGTGATCCGGGGCTCCTGAGGGCGGAGCACTACGCGTGCTTGATGGATTCGCTGTCTCGGGGTGGGAGGTTCGAGGAGGCAGAGAGGTTTCTTGTTGAGTTGCCGTTTGATCCCGGGATTGGGTTCTGGAAAGCGTTGCTGGGAGGGTGCCGGGTGCATTCCAACTGGGAGTTGGGGGAGGTTGCAGCAAGAAGAATCTTGGAGTTGGATCCGACGGATGTATCGTCGTATGTGATGCTGTCGAATGCTCAGTCAGCTGCAGGGAGGTGGGAGGAGGTGAGGGAGATAAGGCAGAGGATGAGAGAGAAGGGGTTGAGCAGGATTGCTGGGAGTAGTTGGATACAAGTTAAGAGCGAGGTTCATGTGTTTGTAACGGCAGATAAAACACATGCCAATAAGGATGAGATTTATGATGTTCTGAGATTAATAGATACCAACGTTTTAACTGGATTTTGA
- the LOC130997610 gene encoding F-box protein At5g03100-like, which produces MEEKGDVLSSLPSEILQHIISMLSLKEAVQISTLSTSWRRLMCPSRLNLSSSNQELHHTIQSLSESGAGFRTLILHLDAAALAVCTKGVNGELHLDFSLHILIPTTFSLIVKQATRRPSFSHIKTLHLRSIPRLAGDTLSDLCSRVEDLKMEKCSGLESIEIESSESLKNLEISDCPNIVRIVLVSARKLKSLWYKGVFPLIRLLNVPNLVRVGLDLGDGLGGKELDCEDCVSLLSSLKDIESLQLSSCLVEALCCCGVIFRQLDFRFSRLKDLKMICSKVSSKTRDSFACFLHITPSLEELELRVRIEQGWGGGVEYPTHCQNWHDAHLWKDYATVKEEACRLKHMKRVRIMGFTMERDELLWMDLLLHNGINLKEMIVDDCWRVAKVPFTQLNYIKLQYLLIPCPDIHSYFVLIADSTPKL; this is translated from the coding sequence atgGAAGAAAAGGGTGATGTGTTGAGCAGCTTGCCAAGCGAAATTCTGCAGCACATAATCTCAATGCTTTCTCTGAAAGAGGCAGTTCAAATCAGCACTCTATCCACATCGTGGAGGAGACTAATGTGCCCTTCCCGCCTCAACTTATCATCATCCAATCAAGAGCTGCATCACACCATCCAATCTCTGTCGGAATCCGGCGCCGGTTTTCGGACATTAATCCTCCACCTCGACGCCGCTGCCTTGGCCGTCTGCACCAAAGGCGTCAACGGCGAACTCCACCTCGACTTCTCACTACACATACTCATCCCCACCACCTTCAGTTTGATCGTCAAACAAGCTACTCGCCGCCCCTCCTTCTCTCACATCAAAACTCTGCACCTCAGATCGATCCCCCGTCTCGCGGGAGACACGCTGAGCGATCTGTGCTCGCGCGTGGAGGACTTGAAGATGGAGAAATGCAGCGGATTAGAGAGCATCGAGATCGAATCGAGCGAGAGCCTGAAGAATTTGGAGATCTCCGATTGCCCCAACATTGTGAGGATAGTATTGGTGTCTGCTCGTAAGCTCAAGTCGTTGTGGTATAAGGGAGTCTTCCCGCTCATTCGGCTTCTCAACGTTCCGAATTTGGTCCGAGTGGGGTTGGATTTGGGAGATGGTTTAGGTGGGAAGGAGTTGGACTGCGAGGATTGTGTGTCTCTTCTGTCCTCTCTCAAAGACATCGAGTCCCTTCAACTCAGCTCTTGCCTCGTTGAGGCTCTGTGCTGTTGTGGGGTGATATTCAGGCAGCTGGATTTCCGGTTCAGCCGCCTCAAGGATTTGAAGATGATATGCTCCAAAGTAAGCAGCAAAACACGCGATTCATTCGCGTGTTTCTTACACATCACTCCATCCTTGGAGGAACTAGAATTGAGAGTGCGGATTGAGCAGGGTTGGGGTGGTGGTGTTGAATATCCGACTCACTGCCAGAATTGGCACGATGCTCATCTTTGGAAGGATTACGCGACTGTCAAGGAGGAGGCGTGTCGACTCAAACACATGAAGAGGGTCAGGATTATGGGGTTCACCATGGAAAGAGATGAGCTGCTGTGGATGGATCTTTTGCTCCATAATGGGATCAATCTCAAGGAGATGATCGTTGATGATTGTTGGAGGGTCGCGAAAGTTCCATTTACTCAGCTCAACTACATTAAACTTCAATATTTGTTGATTCCTTGCCCTGATATTCATTCCTATTTTGTCTTAATTGCGGATTCAACTCCCAAATTGTGA
- the LOC130997612 gene encoding 60S ribosomal protein L23a yields the protein MAPAKADAGKKSDAKAQALKAAKAVKAGAKTFKKKAKKIRTKVTFYRPKTLTKERNPKYPRISAVPRNKLDHYQILKYPLTTESAMKKIEDNNTLVFIVDIRADKKKIKNAVKKMYDIQTKKVNTLIRPDGTKKAYVRLTPDYDALDVANKIGII from the exons ATGGCTCCAGCTAAAG CTGATGCAGGTAAGAAATCAGATGCCAAGGCTCAAGCCTTGAAGGCTGCCAAGGCTGTAAAAGCAGGTGCAAAAACCTTTAAGAAGAAGGCCAAGAAAATACGCACTAAAGTTACCTTCTATCGGCCAAAGACATTGACAAAGGAAAGGAATCCCAAGTATCCTCGCATTAGTGCTGTTCCCCGCAATAAACTTGACCACTACCAGATTCTAAAGTATCCTCTCACCACGGAGTCAGCAATGAAGAAAATTGAAGACAACAACACACTAGTTTTCATTGTAGATATTCGTGCTGATAAGAAAAAGATCAAGAACGCAGTCAAGAAAATGTATGACATCCAGACAAAGAAAGTGAACACACTTATCAG GCCGGATGGAACCAAGAAGGCATATGTCAGGTTGACACCTGATTACGATGCTCTGGATGTTGCTAACAAAATCGGAATCATCTAA
- the LOC130997609 gene encoding kinesin-like protein KIN-5B yields MGSLTPDFRKPVSGMAPSPAPFLTPRPERRRPDSRGSDWNYNRLDKDKEVNVQVLLRCRPLTDDEQRLNMPKVITCNDSKREVTVSQTVGCKHVDRVFTFDKVFGPKSQQRSIYDQAISPIVAEVLEGFNCTVFAYGQTGTGKTYTMEGGMRNKGGELPAEAGIIPRAVRQIFDTLEAQNADYSMKVTFSELYNEEITDLLAPEDQLKSTEDRPKKPISLMEDGKGLVVVRGLEEEMVYSANEIYSLLERGAARRRTADTLLNKRSSRSHSIFTITIHIKEGTVGEEELIKCGKLNLVDLAGSENIFRSGVREARAREAGEINKSLLTLGRVINALVEHSVHVPYRDSKLTRLLRDSLGGKTKTCVIATISPSAQCLEETLSTLDYAYRAKSIKNKPEANQKVTKTVLLKDLYVEIERMKQDIRAAREKNGVYIPHERFMLDEAEKKAKNERIEQLESDLNESEKQVDKFRELYLIEQEEKLNMKSELEDCKRNLETTHKLFEDLKENYKMALSTLKEKESLISELQNSENSLINCAKQLQVNLQDASQDISALFGKIDHKDKLEKENQNILHAFEVHLGQSLKDLHNIIQSSVSQQEQQLRRVEEHIATFLANKYKANEAMETKVKKLLEIYTSGSLDLKKVTYALKTKASSDLEEITSMMSAQTIAVENFFQSAALESKEVLSDIQNTLTEQKRMLAFSAQQHTEGLNKSLVSAQVISSAAINFSNDLHRRASELMKLLDQSQAENSLRLQNFEQMFKEEASREEKLAMEQIAAILSTLTSKRTDMVSKASRCFEESSTEESKKLLQELSNMQNVLSSEVRDLSEYAEKVKDHYVDETFSSAECIVAMENSLLECAEKVERSGQQWQNAQLGTSHLAKNGLCDITSAVQKKIVETHSMHDNLVSVSSCMDAEFDSHIDDLMTSANDSLVLDKAHSKEINMIALASLDQLDSMRVNHGACISDISSRSEQCIHKDYLIEQNTNMTPKKRVTVIPSLESIEEMRTPVRDVDSKSRLKLENTDKKILHDQHRIPFQDVNGVI; encoded by the exons ATGGGCTCGTTGACACCGGATTTCCGAAAGCCTGTGTCAGGGATGGCGCCTTCTCCTGCACCCTTTCTAACGCCGCGGCCCGAAAGGAGGCGCCCGGATTCAAGAGGTTCCGATTGGAATTATAATCGTCTAGACAAGGATAAAGAGGTTAATGTGCAGGTTCTCCTTCGATGCAG GCCCTTAACTGATGATGAACAGAGGTTGAACATGCCCAAGGTAATTACATGTAATGATAGCAAAAGGGAGGTAACTGTTTCACAGACAGTGGGTTGTAAGCACGTGGATAGAGTCTTCACCTTTGATAAG GTTTTTGGGCCAAAATCACAACAAAGGTCTATATACGATCAAGCTATTTCTCCAATTGTGGCTGAAGTATTAGAGGGCTTCAACTGCACAGTCTTTGCATATGGGCAGACCGGAACTGGAAAAACGTATACAATGGAAGGGGGCATGAGAAATAAG GGCGGTGAATTGCCGGCTGAGGCAGGTATCATTCCTAGAGCAGTTCGCCAAATATTTGATACCCTTGAAGCACAGAATGCTGATTACAGTATGAAAGTGACCTTTTCGGAACTCTACAATGAGGAGATAACCGACCTGCTAGCCCCAGAAGATCAACTAAAATCTACAGAAGATAGACCAAAGAAGCCTATTTCTTTGATGGAGGATGGAAAGGGTTTGGTGGTTGTAAGAGGCCTTGAAGAGGAAATGGTGTACAGCGCTAATGAGATCTACAGCCTTTTGGAACGAGGTGCTGCAAGAAGACGCACAGCAGATACCTTATTGAATAAGAGGAGCAG TCGATCacattctatatttactataaCTATTCACATAAAAGAAGGAACTGTTGGAGAAGAGGAGCTCATCAAATGCGGGAAGCTCAATCTTGTTGATTTAGCAGGATCAGAGAACATCTTCCGTTCAGGTGTTCGAGAG GCTCGTGCAAGAGAAGCGGGAGAAATAAACAAGAGCTTACTAACTTTAGGCCGTGTCATTAATGCATTGGTGGAGCATTCTGTTCATGTACCTTACAG GGATAGCAAGCTTACCAGGCTCCTAAGGGATTCATTAGGGGGGAAAACAAAGACTTGTGTCATTGCGACAATCTCTCCGTCAGCGCAATGTTTGGAAGAGACATTAAGCACACTAGACTATGCATATCGTGCTAAAAGCATAAAAAACAAACCAGAG GCAAACCAAAAAGTCACCAAAACTGtgctgcttaaggatttatatgTGGAAATAGAGAGAATGAAGCaag ATATTCGAGCAGCAAGAGAAAAGAATGGTGTATACATTCCACATGAGAGATTTATGCTGGATGAAGCAGAAAAGAAG GCAAAAAATGAGAGGATAGAACAGTTAGAGAGTGACCTTAATGAGAGTGAGAAG CAAGTTGATAAATTCCGCGAGCTTTATCTCATTGAACAAGAAGAGAAACTGAACATGAAAAGTGAACTTGAAGACTGCAAG agaaatcttgaaaCAACCCATAAACTCTTCGAAGATCTAAAAGAGAACTATAAGATGGCTCTTTCCACACTGAAGGAAAAGGAGTCTCTCATCTCCGAACTACAAAATTCAG AGAACAGTCTGATAAATTGTGCAAAGCAGTTACAAGTCAACTTACAAGATGCATCTCAAGATATTTCAGCTCTCTTTGGAAAAATAG ATCATAAAGacaaattagaaaaagaaaatcaaaacaTTCTCCATGCGTTTGAAGTACATCTAGGCCAAAGTCTGAAAGACCTACACAATATCATCCAGAGCTCAGTATCCCAACAAGAACAACAGCTGAGACGTGTTGAAGAGCACATAGCCACATTTCTTGCTAATAAATATAAG GCAAATGAGGCCATGGAAACGAAAGTAAAGAAATTGTTAGAGATTTATACTTCAGGAAGTCTGGACCTGAAGAAGGTTACATATGCACTGAAGACAAAAGCGTCTTCTGATCTGGAGGAAATAACATCTATGATGTCAGCCCAAACCATTGCAGTTGAGAAT TTCTTCCAAAGTGCAGCCTTGGAGTCCAAGGAAGTCCTTTCTGACATTCAGAACACCTTAACTGAACAAAAAAGGATGTTGGCATTCTCTGCCCAACAACATACAGAG GGACTTAATAAGAGTCTGGTCTCAGCACAAGTGATATCAAGTGCCGCTATAAATTTTTCAAATGATCTCCACCGGCGAGCTTCTGAACTTATGAAACTTCTTGATCAAAGTCAAGCCGAAAACTCCCTCAGACTACAAAACTTTGAACAGATGTTTAAG GAAGAAGCTTCTAGAGAAGAAAAATTAGCTATGGAACAGATAGCAGCAATATTATCAACTCTAACATCTAAAAGAACTGATATG GTATCTAAGGCCTCAAGGTGCTTTGAAGAATCTAGCACTGAAGAAAGCAAGAAATTGCTGCAGGAGTTGTCTAACATGCAGAATGTCTTGAGCTCAGAAGTTAGGGACTTGAGTGAATATGCAGAGAAGGTCAAAGATCACTACGTGGATGAAACATTTTCGTCAGCTGAGTGCATAGTTGCTATGGAAAATAGCTTGCTGGAATG TGCTGAAAAGGTGGAGAGATCTGGTCAACAGTGGCAAAATGCACAACTGGGCACAAGCCATCTTGCCAAGAATGGTCTTTGTGACATAACATCTGCCGTGCA GAAAAAAATCGTTGAAACTCACAGTATGCATGACAACCTTGTTTCTGTTTCCTCATGCATGGACGCAGAATTTGATTCCCACATTGATGATTTAATGACGTCTGCCAATG ATTCTTTGGTGTTGGACAAAGCACATTCCAAGGAAATAAACATGATAGCTCTGGCCAGTTTGGATCAGCTCGATTCAATGAGAGTGAATCATGGTGCATGCATATCAGATATCTCCAGCAGATCAGAACAGTGCATTCATAAAGATTACTTG ATTGAGCAGAATACCAATATGACTCCGAAGAAGCGCGTAACAGTGATTCCTAGCTTGGAATCAATAGAGGAGATGAGAACTCCTGTTCGTGATGTCGATAGCAAAAGCAGATTAAAATTGGAGAACACTGATAAGAAGATTTTGCATGATCAACATAGAATTCCTTTTCAGGATGTCAATGGAGTAATATAG